One window of the Rhipicephalus sanguineus isolate Rsan-2018 chromosome 4, BIME_Rsan_1.4, whole genome shotgun sequence genome contains the following:
- the LOC119391513 gene encoding serpin B3 has product MTCAALRRPSSKSSSRQKAVAELSNAILQFGINLYRARQSHPATPASDAQHAHHHPENVVFSPYLIASTLQLMQAGARGETAAQISRLFQWPVEAGVDGQEKAEQVVHYFEHRDKRLLPDGCHDHYQKAGFTIQYDCCLHRDRRVTLKEDFQTRHLRPVAEDSAASTSQSTGAGSGSDNRRHKRAHGSRRLRSRSHDFINDSVHQRWKIETQLKEAVPLLGKSATFEALPRGTVDENTSLVLLSAVGIKGRWRRRFDPIHVGEGFFYEPSADEAAEGQPTEGWKPQAVIMMHQTGNFRMADSAELEATALELPYKSGARYLVVFLPQRRDGLATLEARMTAANLAQCLRHMRRRTDVDLALPKLHVRDTMDLAAALSSMGVDALFRRDAADLSGMCGCEGAFVSVARHAAAYRTSWKGRVSRSAAMPPTPEHEKFTVDRPFLFLVLSRRPNAVLLLGSVRSVRPHFCQELLPSP; this is encoded by the exons ATGACATGTGCTGCTCTCCGCAGGCCATCCAGCAAGAGCTCCTCCCGGCAAAAGGCCGTCGCTGAGCTGAGCAACGCCATCTTGCAGTTCGGCATCAACTTGTACCGCGCGCGGCAGTCGCATCCCGCAACGCCAGCAAGCGACGCGCAGCATGCTCATCACCATCCAGAAAATGTGGTCTTCTCGCCGTACCTGATCGCCAGCACTTTGCAGCTGATGCAGGCAGGCGCACGCGGGGAGACGGCTGCGCAGATTTCGCGCCTCTTCCAGTGGCCCGTAGAAGCAGGCGTCGATGGACAAGAAAAAGCAGAACAG GTGGTCCACTACTTCGAACACCGAGACAAGCGTCTGCTGCCGGACGGCTGTCACGACCACTACCAGAAGGCCGGCTTCACAATCCAGTACGACTGCTGCCTGCACAGAGACCGCCGGGTGACGCTCAAGGAGGACTTCCAGACACGCCACCTGAGGCCGGTGGCCGAAGATTCGGCGGCGTCCACGTCACAGAGCACCGGCGCTGGAAGCGGCAGCGATAACCGCCGCCACAAGCGAGCACACGGCAGCCGGCGTCTTCGTAGCCGGAGCCACGACTTCATCAACGACTCGGTGCACCAGCGCTGGAAGATCGAGACGCAGCTGAAAGAGGCCGTCCCGCTTCTGGGGAAGAGCGCCACCTTCGAGGCTCTTCCGCGGGGCACGGTGGACGAGAACACGTCGCTCGTGCTGCTCAGCGCCGTCGGGATAAAGGGTCGTTGGCGACGCCGCTTCGACCCAATCCATGTCGGCGAGGGCTTCTTCTACGAACCTTCCGCCGATGAAGCGGCCGAAGGGCAGCCGACCGAAGGCTGGAAACCGCAAGCGGTCATCATGATGCACCAGACGGGAAACTTTCGcatggccgacagcgccgagCTCGAGGCCACGGCTCTCGAGCTGCCTTACAAGTCGGGCGCGCGGTACCTCGTCGTGTTTCTGCCGCAGAGGCGAGACGGTCTCGCCACACTCGAGGCCCGCATGACGGCGGCCAACCTGGCGCAGTGTCTGCGCCATATGAGACGACGCACGGACGTCGACCTGGCGCTGCCAAAGCTGCACGTGCGCGACACGATGGATCTtgccgcggcgctgtcgtcgatGGGCGTGGACGCGCTCTTTCGCAGAGACGCCGCGGACCTCTCAGGCATGTGCGGATGCGAGGGCGCGTTCGTGTCCGTCGCCAGGCACGCGGCGGCCTACCGCACCAGCTGGAAAGGACGCGTCAGTCGCTCCGCCGCCATGCCGCCGACGCCGGAACACGAGAAGTTCACGGTGGACCGGCCCTTTCTGTTCCTGGTGCTGAGCCGGCGACCCAACGCCGTGCTCTTGCTGGGCTCCGTGAGGAGCGTCAGACCGCACTTCTGCCAGGAGCTCCTCCCGTCGCCCTGA